In a single window of the Lates calcarifer isolate ASB-BC8 linkage group LG1, TLL_Latcal_v3, whole genome shotgun sequence genome:
- the pcdh8 gene encoding protocadherin-8, which produces MGFCKIAGVGPCMVLALFLCTAQCTTTKYLTYEEDAPGTEIGNLSQDLKIDPADDPDTSFRFMQENNSSVIQMREVDGLLSVAEIIDREQLCPRSPRCFIAFDIVALSREKFQLIHVEIEVKDINDHSPHFPHNETNLEIVENVPLDSRFPLQIALDQDVGENYIQSYNTSPSSHFAIEVRDREDGVKFAELVLVRELDREVEDSYTIEVTASDGGVPAKSGSMTVNIKVLDFNDNSPTFEHSSLKVELNEDSPVGHRVLRVHAFDPDDGINGEVMYAFADGVSPEAARLFHVDPYSGDVTLKALVDFEKRRSYELNIKASDLGANSLQSSCKVVIDIVDVNDNAPEISIKPMTSSSDGVAYITEAAAAESFVALISTSDRDSGSNGYVRISLLGYEHFSLQQAYGDTFMIVTTTTLDREKIPEYNLTVVAEDLGSPPFKTVRQYTIRVTDENDNPPLFSKSLYEVSVLENNIPGSYVTTVVARDPDVGKNAKVSYKLIDSEVSGGSPVSTYVSVDSHSGSLYTLRSFDYETLQQIELTIQAEDRGSPSLSSTSTIRIRVVDQNDNYPYFTFPVLLNDTADIPLPFNAPAGYLALRVSAEDEDEGMNGELSYQIVQGDPKLFTMNKDTGEIALKQWLTAEIGDMLEIKIAVSDNGRSPLSSSATIRFVVSDTEPSEDQVVIVLRSSDEEGSSLDGSLIIIIMLSGGCALLLIAIVVVVVTCKLSRGGRRRGTKREVCHSLFDSRPLPMLGSAEPNIYTGQRGFFHERTSSSLDDSCLYEERSGDSETKMFLPSKHFQPASVWQGDKYCLQVSGIGNTDQLSVKDSGKGDSDFNDSDSDISGDVGKKNFSTFLPRLKSSSSTANSLSGDCQGTYCAIPSQSLRPPRDNAYTIGFSPVPVFNNPHVYPHSWKDSGYGTNRPKSRSSMQTFSRTGTLPSYFPQQQHDTGVGGAEIHKHSPNIVTVATALEVATIF; this is translated from the exons ATGGGATTTTGCAAGATTGCAGGAGTTGGACCGTGCATGGTGCTTGCTTTATTTTTATGCACTGCTCAGTGTACAACCACAAAGTATTTAACCTATGAAGAGGATGCACCCGGAACGGAGATAGGCAATTTGTCCCAAGATTTGAAGATTGATCCAGCCGATGACCCCGACACGTCGTTCCGCTTCATGCAAGAAAACAATTCCTCTGTGATTCAAATGAGGGAGGTTGACGGACTTTTGAGTGTTGCGGAGATTATTGATCGGGAGCAGCTCTGCCCCAGGTCTCCACGTTGCTTCATCGCCTTCGACATCGTGGCCTTATCCAGAGAAAAGTTTCAGCTCATCCACGTTGAGATCGAGGTTAAAGACATCAACGACCACTCTCCTCACTTTCCGCACAACGAGACAAATCTGGAGATAGTCGAAAATGTTCCACTGGACTCGAGGTTTCCGCTTCAGATCGCTCTCGACCAGGATGTGGGTGAAAACTACATTCAGAGCTACAATACTTCTCCCTCCAGTCATTTTGCCATTGAAGTGCGCGATAGAGAGGATGGAGTGAAGTTTGCTGAACTGGTGCTGGTGAGGGAGCTCGACAGGGAGGTGGAGGACTCCTACACAATAGAAGTCACTGCGTCTGACGGAGGAGTGCCTGCAAAGTCCGGATCAATGACTGTAAACATCAAAGTACTGGACTTCAATGACAACAGCCCGACATTTGAACACAGTTCTCTGAAAGTTGAGCTGAATGAAGACTCTCCGGTAGGTCACCGAGTGCTCAGAGTGCACGCGTTTGACCCCGACGACGGCATTAACGGCGAGGTGATGTATGCGTTCGCTGACGGCGTATCACCAGAAGCTGCGCGCCTTTTCCACGTCGACCCTTACTCCGGTGACGTGACCTTGAAGGCGCTGGTTGATTTTGAGAAGAGGAGGTCGTACGAGCTGAACATCAAAGCCTCTGATCTGGGCGCGAACTCTCTCCAGTCCAGTTGCAAAGTTGTGATAGACATCGTGGACGTGAATGACAATGCGCCTGAAATCAGCATCAAACCGATGACCTCCAGCAGTGATGGAGTCGCCTACATcacagaggctgcagctgcGGAGAGTTTCGTGGCTCTGATCAGCACTTCGGACAGAGACTCTGGCTCCAACGGGTACGTGCGCATCAGCCTGCTCGGGTACGAGCATTTCAGCCTCCAGCAGGCGTATGGGGACACTTTCATGATTGTGACTACCACTACTTTAGACAGAGAGAAGATCCCAGAGTATAACTTGACTGTGGTTGCAGAAGACCTTGGAAGCCCACCTTTTAAAACAGTCAGACAGTACACTATCCGTGTAACAGATGAGAATGACAACCCCCCTCTCTTCAGTAAGTCACTTTATGAAGTTTCAGTCCTGGAAAATAATATTCCAGGTTCGTATGTCACCACTGTTGTTGCCCGAGATCCTGATGTGGGAAAGAATGCCAAAGTCTCCTACAAACTCATAGATTCAGAGGTGTCAGGAGGATCCCCAGTGTCCACTTATGTTTCTGTAGATTCACACTCAGGATCTTTGTATACTTTAAGGTCTTTTGATTATGAGACTCTTCAGCAGATTGAGCTGACCATCCAAGCAGAAGACAGAggttctccctctctttcaagCACATCAACAATCAGGATTAGGGTTGTGGATCAGAATGACAACTATCCATACTTCACCTTTCCTGTCCTCCTGAATGACACTGCTGATATTCCTCTGCCTTTTAATGCACCTGCTGGCTATTTGGCCCTTCGCGTATCAGCTGAAGACGAGGACGAGGGAATGAATGGCGAGCTGTCCTACCAAATTGTACAAGGTGACCCAAAGCTTTTTACAATGAACAAAGACACCGGAGAGATTGCTTTAAAACAATGGCTGACAGCTGAAATTGGAGACATGCTGGAAATTAAAATCGCAGTGAGTGACAATGGCAGGTCCCCGCTCTCTAGCAGTGCCACTATTAGGTTTGTTGTCTCAGACACAGAACCCTCCGAAGACCAAGTCGTTATTGTGTTGCGGTCAAGTGATGAAGAAGGCTCCAGCTTGGATGGCTCactaattatcattattatgcTCAGCGGGGGTTGTGCATTGTTGCTGATTGCAATAGTGGTTGTTGTTGTCACATGCAAACTCAGCCGTGGGGGGAGAAGACGTGGCACCAAGAGAGAAGTGTGTCACAGCCTGTTCGACAGCAGGCCCCTGCCCATGCTGGGCTCTGCAGAACCAAATATATACACAGGTCAGCGAGGGTTCTTCCATGAAAGGACCTCTTCATCTCTGGATGATTCCTGCCTGTATGAGGAGAGGAGTGGGGACTCAGAAACAAAG ATGTTTCTGCCCTCCAAGCATTTCCAACCAGCATCAGTGTGGCAAGGTGACAAATACTGCTTGCAAGTGAG TGGCATTGGCAACACCGACCAGCTGAGCGTGAAGGACAGTGGCAAAGGGGACAGCGACTTTAATGACAGTGACTCTGATATCAGTGGCGATGTAGGCAAGAAGAACTTCAGTACTTTCCTACCCCGGCTAAAAA GTTCTTCCAGCACTGCTAACAGCTTATCTGGGGATTGCCAAGGCACCTACTGTGCAATACCGTCACAGAGCCTCAGGCCCCCCCGAGACAACGCATACACAATAGGCTTCTCCCCAGTGCCAGTCTTCAACAATCCCCATGTCTATCCCCATTCTTGGAAGGACTCCGGTTATGGCACAAATCGACCAAAATCAAGGAGTAGCATGCAGACCTTCTCTAGGACTGGGACCCTCCCTTCCTACTTTCCTCAACAACAGCATGACACTGGTGTTGGAGGCGCTGAAATCCACAAGCACAGTCCAAATATTGTAACTGTGGCTACAGCATTAGAAGTTGCCActatcttttaa